A DNA window from Corynebacterium ciconiae DSM 44920 contains the following coding sequences:
- the zomB gene encoding flagellar motor control protein ZomB — MSRHRHRRTTLTRRSPLALSTAASALLIGVIALVGGWMRRWISDDGLIVLRTVRNLQAGHGPVFNIGERVEANTSTLWQYLIYAGAQLSHARLEMVALVLALGLSVCAGVIGVLASARFYRDPNVILLPVGMLVYFALPPARDFSTSGLEWGLSICYLAVLWWAVLRWAFGERSAPLVGFIAGVSWLVRPELALYGGLVGLVLLVASRGWRTRAWVLAAALPVPLGYEIFRMGYYGVLVPQTAVAKSASGAEWASGLNYLRDFSHPYVLPVALAVVVLMAGTAAVGATAQRRPLVVTAVFIGCALLHVLYVLRVGGDFMHGRMLLLPLFALLLPAAVLPLRLERSRIALALAVQTLLVVGWSGTIAYRGHPWVIPDNNTQLGIVDERGFYYKTTGRDPKTEPLLVAENFLTFPNMDGFAEALQLSEHGQAAVIGFAIDPDTDERYWVAYPRTVGQGDFDRFAPTVNYVNLGMTSMNSPLSVRVLEPVGLATPVAARSPRLAGERIGHDKLLALPWILAESSVDIKRLPPEVDRESVEAARHALRTPEFQELAASYREPMSVHRFLANIRYSLSGGRTFTVDADPSKYSNKPLSDQPITWDRPRS; from the coding sequence ATGAGCCGACACCGGCACCGCCGTACAACCTTGACCCGACGCTCGCCGCTGGCGCTGTCCACGGCCGCGTCGGCGCTGTTGATTGGTGTCATCGCCCTCGTGGGCGGGTGGATGCGGCGCTGGATCAGCGATGATGGACTGATCGTTTTGCGCACCGTGCGCAATCTGCAGGCCGGGCACGGCCCGGTGTTCAATATCGGCGAACGAGTAGAAGCTAATACCTCCACGCTGTGGCAATACCTTATATATGCCGGCGCGCAACTTAGCCATGCCCGTCTCGAAATGGTGGCGCTGGTTCTAGCTCTAGGGCTGAGCGTGTGCGCTGGAGTGATCGGGGTGCTGGCCTCGGCGCGTTTTTATCGCGATCCCAACGTGATCCTGCTGCCAGTGGGCATGCTGGTGTATTTCGCGCTGCCACCGGCGCGCGATTTTTCCACCTCGGGGCTGGAGTGGGGGCTATCCATTTGCTATCTCGCGGTGCTGTGGTGGGCGGTGCTGCGCTGGGCCTTCGGCGAGCGTTCCGCTCCGCTCGTCGGTTTCATTGCCGGCGTGAGTTGGCTGGTGCGCCCCGAGTTGGCCCTGTACGGCGGGCTCGTGGGCCTAGTGTTGCTCGTGGCCTCGCGCGGCTGGCGAACCCGAGCCTGGGTGCTGGCCGCGGCGTTGCCGGTGCCGCTAGGCTACGAGATCTTCCGCATGGGCTACTACGGGGTGCTCGTGCCGCAGACCGCAGTGGCAAAATCCGCCAGTGGTGCCGAATGGGCCTCGGGGCTGAATTATCTGCGCGACTTCAGCCACCCCTATGTGCTGCCGGTGGCTCTGGCGGTGGTGGTGCTCATGGCCGGCACAGCCGCGGTGGGGGCCACCGCCCAGCGCCGGCCGCTGGTGGTTACTGCAGTCTTTATCGGCTGCGCGTTGCTTCATGTGCTTTATGTCCTGCGCGTGGGTGGCGACTTCATGCATGGCCGGATGCTGCTGCTTCCGCTCTTCGCCTTGCTATTGCCGGCGGCAGTGCTGCCATTGCGCCTTGAGCGCAGCCGCATCGCACTGGCGCTGGCGGTGCAGACGCTGCTGGTTGTGGGCTGGTCCGGCACCATTGCCTATCGCGGCCACCCCTGGGTGATTCCCGATAACAATACCCAGCTGGGCATCGTGGATGAGCGCGGCTTTTATTACAAGACCACCGGCCGCGACCCCAAAACCGAGCCGCTGCTAGTGGCGGAGAACTTTCTCACCTTTCCTAATATGGATGGCTTTGCCGAGGCGCTCCAGCTCTCCGAGCATGGGCAGGCGGCTGTGATTGGCTTCGCCATCGATCCGGACACAGATGAGCGCTACTGGGTGGCCTATCCCCGCACGGTGGGGCAGGGGGACTTCGATCGCTTCGCCCCAACCGTGAACTATGTGAACCTCGGCATGACCAGTATGAATTCCCCCTTGAGCGTGCGGGTGCTTGAGCCGGTGGGCCTCGCCACCCCTGTAGCGGCTCGCTCGCCGCGATTGGCAGGCGAGCGCATTGGCCACGATAAGTTGCTCGCACTGCCTTGGATCCTGGCGGAGTCCTCGGTGGACATTAAGCGGCTGCCACCGGAGGTGGATCGCGAGTCCGTGGAGGCTGCTCGGCACGCGCTGCGCACCCCTGAGTTCCAGGAGCTGGCAGCGAGCTATCGCGAGCCGATGAGCGTGCACCGATTCCTCGCCAATATCCGCTATTCCCTCAGCGGGGGGCGTACGTTTACGGTGGATGCGGATCCTTCTAAGTACAGCAATAAGCCCCTCAGCGATCAGCCCATCACGTGGGATCGGCCGCGCTCCTAG
- a CDS encoding glycosyltransferase, whose protein sequence is MSAETKSLAVEQLQRVLLPKRGEPRDVRMLYLIESEQNPARARWDSRTAVTIPEGCEVSFQTYFNAFPASYWRRWSQLDSVVLRLEMDGDARIDVYRSKIDGARIAVDGGLSEGGVIELECSLAPFEDGGWLWFDVTSDSEVTITKAGWYAPCAPQPQVMPDGSTVGPFEPRVTVGIPTFNRPADAVAALEALASDPDVDAVIDTVIMPDQGSQHPADEPGYADAVAAFGDRFFEFRQGNLGGSGGYSRIMYEALGGADGTGAAGEKKSPYIVYMDDDIAIEPDSVLRALQVARYATSPILVGGQMLNLQERSHLHSMGEVIDRSIFMWTSAPFVHYDHDFAKNPLSDRGSFGDKPGTPNSCDLHRRIDVDYNGWWMCMIPRVVAEEIGQPLPLFIKWDDAEFGLRAGNHGYPTATWPGVAIWHMAWSDKDDAIDWQAYFHLRNRLIVAALNHEGSVDGIIKSMRKATLKHLMCLEYSTVAIQNEAMKDFLAGPERLFDILESSLPRIQKIRKDYPDAVVLPTAAELPKATGIPGVPTRDIGGRLAPLKKAVWLAKGIKHSLSKEDDTHHEVPQANLSPIEARWFSLSRVDGATVTTADGRGVVYRKRDRAKAKALLDESRSLQKEVAERFDELRSLYREHHEVLTSREAWGQIFDE, encoded by the coding sequence ATGAGTGCTGAAACCAAGTCCCTCGCAGTGGAACAGCTGCAACGTGTGCTGCTGCCCAAGCGCGGCGAGCCGCGCGATGTGCGGATGCTCTACCTGATCGAATCGGAGCAAAACCCCGCCCGCGCCCGCTGGGACAGCCGCACCGCCGTGACGATCCCCGAGGGCTGCGAGGTCTCCTTCCAGACCTACTTCAATGCCTTCCCCGCCAGCTATTGGCGGCGCTGGTCGCAGCTGGATTCCGTGGTACTGCGCCTGGAGATGGATGGCGATGCCCGCATCGATGTCTACCGTTCGAAGATCGATGGTGCCCGTATCGCTGTCGATGGCGGGCTCAGCGAGGGCGGCGTGATCGAGCTTGAATGCTCCCTCGCCCCCTTCGAGGACGGCGGCTGGCTGTGGTTCGACGTCACCAGCGACAGCGAGGTGACCATCACCAAGGCTGGCTGGTACGCTCCCTGCGCCCCGCAGCCGCAGGTCATGCCCGATGGCAGCACCGTGGGCCCCTTCGAGCCGCGCGTGACCGTGGGCATTCCCACCTTCAACCGCCCCGCCGATGCGGTGGCTGCCCTCGAGGCGCTGGCCAGCGATCCGGACGTGGATGCGGTGATCGACACCGTCATCATGCCCGATCAGGGCTCTCAGCACCCGGCGGATGAACCCGGCTATGCCGATGCCGTGGCCGCCTTTGGTGATCGCTTCTTTGAGTTCCGCCAGGGCAATCTTGGCGGCTCCGGCGGGTACTCCCGCATCATGTACGAAGCCCTGGGCGGGGCCGATGGCACTGGTGCCGCCGGCGAGAAGAAATCGCCCTACATCGTCTACATGGATGATGACATTGCGATTGAGCCCGACTCGGTGCTGCGCGCATTGCAGGTGGCGCGCTACGCCACCTCCCCGATTCTGGTGGGCGGGCAGATGCTCAACCTGCAGGAGCGCTCCCATCTGCACTCCATGGGCGAGGTGATCGACCGTTCCATTTTCATGTGGACCTCCGCTCCCTTCGTGCACTATGACCACGATTTCGCGAAAAACCCGCTGAGCGATCGCGGTAGCTTCGGCGATAAGCCCGGCACCCCGAACTCCTGTGACCTGCACCGTCGCATCGACGTGGACTACAACGGCTGGTGGATGTGCATGATCCCGCGGGTGGTAGCCGAGGAGATCGGCCAGCCGTTGCCGCTGTTCATCAAGTGGGACGACGCCGAGTTCGGCCTGCGTGCCGGCAATCACGGCTATCCCACCGCCACCTGGCCAGGCGTGGCCATCTGGCACATGGCCTGGTCCGATAAGGACGATGCCATCGATTGGCAGGCTTATTTCCACCTGCGCAACCGGCTGATTGTGGCTGCCCTCAACCACGAGGGGTCCGTGGACGGCATCATCAAGTCCATGCGCAAGGCCACCCTTAAGCACCTCATGTGCTTGGAGTATTCCACCGTGGCCATCCAGAACGAGGCCATGAAGGACTTCTTGGCCGGCCCAGAGCGGCTCTTCGATATCCTCGAGTCCTCGCTGCCGCGCATTCAGAAGATCCGCAAGGACTACCCAGACGCGGTGGTACTACCCACCGCCGCTGAGCTACCCAAGGCCACCGGCATTCCTGGGGTTCCCACTCGCGACATCGGTGGCCGTCTCGCCCCGTTGAAGAAGGCGGTGTGGCTGGCCAAGGGCATCAAGCACTCGCTGTCGAAGGAGGACGACACCCACCACGAGGTGCCGCAGGCTAATCTCTCGCCGATTGAGGCCCGTTGGTTCTCCCTCTCGCGGGTGGATGGAGCCACCGTGACCACCGCCGATGGCAGGGGAGTGGTCTACCGCAAGCGCGACCGTGCCAAGGCTAAGGCCCTGCTCGATGAATCCCGCAGCCTGCAGAAGGAAGTGGCCGAGCGCTTCGATGAACTGCGTAGCCTCTACCGGGAGCACCACGAGGTGCTCACCTCTCGCGAGGCATGGGGGCAGATCTTCGATGAGTAA
- a CDS encoding phosphatase PAP2 family protein, giving the protein MSKVEADILVAIQKRLFDAPLVLPLARGMSLFGEHAAGWMGSGLVLAAVDQRRRGRWLGLSTAAFCSHAASVIIKRIVRRRRPHDDRIRIGVGTPSRLSFPSSHSTSTTAALAYAAHVTGSPAPLVGVPLMMASRLVLGVHYPTDVAAGAALGWLSAELVETLLEDKLKEIV; this is encoded by the coding sequence ATGAGTAAGGTCGAAGCAGACATTCTGGTGGCTATCCAGAAGCGGCTTTTCGACGCTCCCCTGGTGCTTCCCCTCGCCCGTGGCATGTCCCTTTTCGGCGAGCATGCCGCCGGTTGGATGGGCTCGGGGCTAGTCCTGGCCGCCGTGGATCAACGCCGCCGCGGCCGGTGGCTGGGGCTGAGTACCGCCGCTTTCTGCTCCCATGCTGCCAGTGTGATTATTAAGCGCATTGTGCGCCGCCGCCGGCCGCATGATGATCGGATCCGAATTGGCGTGGGCACCCCCTCGCGCTTAAGCTTCCCCTCGTCGCATTCGACCTCCACCACCGCCGCGCTGGCCTATGCCGCCCACGTCACGGGCTCGCCCGCGCCGCTGGTCGGGGTGCCGCTCATGATGGCCTCGCGACTCGTCCTAGGGGTGCACTATCCCACGGACGTGGCCGCTGGTGCCGCCTTGGGGTGGCTCAGTGCGGAGCTGGTGGAGACGCTGCTAGAGGACAAGCTGAAGGAGATAGTATGA
- a CDS encoding decaprenyl-phosphate phosphoribosyltransferase: MTSAEAHEAGPADQDTGLIGSEPHTRGLDVGSQHQPPRNLLDGMIKALRPKQWVKNVLVVAAPLAAGVEAFNATTLCDIVIAFAVFCMAASSIYLVNDARDVEADREHPVKRFRPIAAGVLPVGVAYGMALALILGAVGVSLLATSGANLAVVVAVYIVLQLGYCFGWKHQPVIDIALVSSGFMLRAMAGGVAANIALSQWFLLVAAFGSLFMAGGKRYAEYLLAQETGAKIRKSLQGYTPTYLRFVWQMAATAVIICYALWGFQMAQASDGDGSVWYQISMVPFTVAIMRYASDIDRGEGGAPDEVALRDRPLQTLAVLWILCIVLAVYLAPGTL, from the coding sequence ATGACGAGCGCCGAGGCCCACGAAGCTGGTCCCGCAGACCAGGACACCGGCCTAATCGGCTCAGAACCACACACCCGCGGCTTGGACGTGGGCTCCCAGCACCAGCCGCCCCGCAATCTGCTGGACGGCATGATCAAGGCGCTGCGCCCAAAGCAGTGGGTGAAAAACGTGCTCGTGGTGGCCGCCCCCTTGGCCGCCGGAGTGGAGGCCTTCAATGCGACCACCTTGTGCGATATCGTGATCGCTTTCGCCGTGTTCTGCATGGCTGCCTCCTCGATTTACTTGGTGAATGACGCCCGCGATGTGGAGGCCGACCGCGAGCACCCCGTCAAGCGTTTCCGCCCGATCGCCGCCGGCGTCCTGCCGGTGGGCGTGGCCTATGGCATGGCGCTGGCGCTCATTCTCGGCGCGGTGGGGGTCTCGCTGCTGGCGACCTCGGGCGCAAACCTCGCCGTGGTGGTGGCCGTCTACATTGTGCTGCAGCTGGGCTACTGCTTCGGTTGGAAGCACCAGCCGGTCATCGATATCGCGCTGGTGTCCTCTGGGTTCATGCTGCGTGCTATGGCCGGCGGTGTGGCCGCCAATATCGCCTTGTCCCAGTGGTTCTTGCTGGTGGCGGCCTTCGGCTCGCTCTTCATGGCCGGCGGTAAGCGCTATGCCGAGTACCTGCTGGCCCAAGAGACCGGGGCGAAGATTCGCAAGTCGCTGCAGGGCTACACCCCCACCTATCTACGTTTCGTGTGGCAGATGGCGGCCACGGCTGTGATTATCTGCTACGCCCTCTGGGGATTCCAGATGGCGCAGGCCTCTGATGGTGATGGTTCGGTGTGGTATCAGATCTCGATGGTGCCGTTCACAGTTGCCATCATGCGCTATGCCTCCGATATTGACCGCGGTGAGGGCGGCGCCCCTGATGAGGTGGCGTTGCGGGACCGGCCGCTGCAAACCCTGGCCGTGCTGTGGATCCTGTGCATTGTTTTGGCTGTCTACTTAGCCCCTGGAACCCTCTAA
- a CDS encoding alpha/beta hydrolase, which translates to MNIAASLRRSGRTIVAVLLALCTALGVMVATSSNAQAGNRDWLRPDSTGHCVWDGAKHWIQRCDVYSSAMGRNVPVQIQPAGRGGNAGLYMLDGMRALDTDNAWVFETGAPKLFLNDNITLVMPVGGAGSFYTDWHGDATIDPTKYVNYKWDTFLSQELPNYLAAHFGVARNNNAVIGLSMGGTAAMNLAANHPDRFRQVASFSGYLTQTMPGMDILLGLALLDVGGYNIMNMYSSLVDPRRMAEDPFLNMDRLRANGTNVYISAATGIPDIRRGLPPNVIAAGGLLEASALASTRMWEAKARASGLNFTTNFPLIGIHDWAQWNFQLHQSEGWILDGMRAR; encoded by the coding sequence ATGAATATTGCAGCCTCGCTGCGACGCAGTGGACGCACCATCGTCGCTGTGTTGTTGGCCCTCTGCACTGCGCTTGGTGTCATGGTGGCAACCAGCTCGAACGCCCAGGCCGGCAACCGTGACTGGTTGCGCCCCGACAGTACCGGGCACTGCGTATGGGATGGCGCCAAGCACTGGATTCAGCGGTGCGATGTCTACTCCTCGGCCATGGGCCGAAACGTTCCAGTGCAGATTCAGCCCGCGGGCCGTGGCGGCAACGCTGGCCTGTACATGCTTGATGGCATGCGTGCCCTTGATACGGACAATGCGTGGGTCTTCGAGACCGGCGCGCCGAAGCTCTTTCTTAATGACAACATCACTCTCGTGATGCCGGTGGGTGGCGCAGGCTCCTTCTATACCGACTGGCACGGCGATGCCACCATTGATCCCACCAAGTACGTGAACTACAAGTGGGACACCTTCCTCTCTCAGGAGCTGCCCAACTACTTGGCTGCTCACTTTGGTGTGGCTCGGAACAACAACGCCGTGATTGGCCTGTCCATGGGGGGCACTGCCGCCATGAACCTGGCTGCTAATCACCCCGATCGCTTCCGTCAGGTGGCATCGTTCTCCGGCTACCTGACTCAGACCATGCCGGGCATGGACATTCTGCTGGGTCTGGCCCTGCTGGATGTGGGCGGCTACAACATCATGAACATGTACTCCTCCTTGGTGGACCCCCGCCGCATGGCCGAGGACCCCTTCCTCAACATGGATAGGCTCCGCGCGAACGGCACCAATGTCTACATTTCGGCCGCCACCGGTATTCCGGATATTCGCCGCGGCTTGCCGCCGAATGTGATTGCCGCCGGCGGTTTGCTGGAGGCCAGTGCGCTGGCATCCACCCGCATGTGGGAGGCCAAGGCTCGTGCCTCTGGTTTGAACTTCACCACAAATTTCCCGCTCATTGGTATTCACGATTGGGCCCAGTGGAACTTCCAGCTGCACCAGTCTGAGGGCTGGATCTTGGACGGCATGCGCGCCCGCTAG
- a CDS encoding alpha/beta hydrolase-fold protein: MFNSTSAPRTGTSRRSLKIALAAIPTSIALAVTVLPAPQAQAQTPGSSLSSSGFTDSLRPEGTPPRTPVRTEFPEINGLPEGVSVDKVEYLSDRHIKMYINSAAMPGKPIPVQVLLARDWYANPDATFPSLWALDGMRARDDESGWTIETDIEQFYADKNVNVVMPVGGESSFYSDWQQPDNGKHYMWETFLTQEMAAVLKEGFRTNDQRAVVGLSMGGTAAFNLAQHRPDLFRFAGSFSGYLDTTTIGMPEAITAALVDAGGYNATKMWGPFYSQDWIDHDPKLGIEAMKDMKVYVSAGSGRATTAADQQNYAGQGLEVLSRLSSQTFVNKAKQANVDVITKFRDSGVHAWPYWQFEMKNAWPQIADALGMSKDDRGIECITQGAIGEVTKSGRWGDCVTNEYPVAGGVAQDFRDGRAYWSEKTGAWVLNGRISARYSEIGGPSSWLGFPKTHELPTPDKVGRFNHFENGSIYWTPKTGAVAVPADIVREWGKGGYETGRLGYPVAEPVAVGDGLMQQFEGGVIARTPDNRTVTVIGAIAQKLKDAGLGDAGIGTPTAPERLIPGGALQEFTGGVIYWSPKTGAHIIKNGPIRDHWSQQNWETGPLGWPTGDTEDIPAGGQRQTFEGGTLEAVNGTVVKK, encoded by the coding sequence ATGTTCAACTCGACTTCTGCTCCTCGCACTGGCACGTCGCGACGTTCCCTCAAGATTGCGCTCGCAGCCATCCCTACTTCGATTGCTCTTGCCGTCACCGTGCTGCCTGCCCCGCAGGCTCAGGCGCAGACGCCCGGCTCGAGCCTGAGCTCCTCCGGTTTTACCGATTCCTTGCGTCCCGAGGGCACTCCGCCGCGCACTCCGGTGCGCACCGAGTTCCCCGAGATCAACGGCCTGCCCGAGGGCGTGAGCGTGGACAAGGTGGAGTACCTGAGCGATCGTCACATCAAGATGTACATCAACTCCGCCGCAATGCCCGGCAAGCCGATCCCGGTGCAGGTACTGCTGGCTCGCGATTGGTATGCCAACCCGGATGCCACCTTTCCCTCCTTGTGGGCGCTCGACGGCATGCGCGCTCGCGATGATGAGTCCGGCTGGACCATCGAAACCGACATCGAGCAGTTCTACGCCGACAAGAACGTGAATGTGGTGATGCCGGTGGGCGGCGAGTCCTCCTTCTACTCGGACTGGCAGCAGCCGGACAACGGCAAGCACTACATGTGGGAAACCTTCCTCACCCAAGAGATGGCCGCAGTGCTCAAGGAGGGTTTCCGCACCAATGACCAGCGTGCCGTGGTGGGCCTGTCCATGGGCGGCACCGCCGCGTTCAACCTGGCACAGCACCGCCCGGACCTCTTCCGCTTCGCCGGTTCTTTCTCGGGCTACCTCGACACCACCACCATCGGTATGCCGGAGGCCATTACCGCCGCACTCGTGGATGCCGGCGGCTATAACGCCACCAAGATGTGGGGCCCTTTCTATAGCCAGGATTGGATCGACCACGATCCTAAGCTGGGTATCGAGGCCATGAAGGACATGAAGGTCTACGTCTCCGCTGGTTCGGGTCGGGCCACCACCGCCGCCGATCAGCAGAACTACGCCGGCCAGGGGCTGGAGGTCCTCTCCCGCCTGAGCTCTCAGACCTTCGTGAACAAGGCCAAGCAGGCCAATGTGGATGTGATCACCAAGTTCCGTGACTCCGGTGTGCACGCTTGGCCCTACTGGCAGTTCGAGATGAAAAACGCGTGGCCGCAGATTGCGGACGCTCTCGGCATGTCCAAGGACGATCGTGGCATTGAGTGCATCACCCAAGGTGCGATCGGCGAAGTGACCAAGTCGGGTCGCTGGGGCGATTGCGTGACCAACGAATACCCTGTGGCCGGCGGCGTGGCCCAGGACTTCCGTGACGGCCGTGCCTACTGGTCCGAGAAGACTGGTGCATGGGTGCTTAATGGCCGCATCAGCGCTCGCTATTCCGAGATCGGTGGCCCGAGCTCCTGGCTCGGCTTCCCGAAGACCCACGAGCTCCCCACCCCTGACAAGGTGGGCCGCTTCAACCACTTTGAGAATGGCTCCATCTACTGGACGCCGAAGACCGGCGCCGTGGCCGTGCCCGCCGATATTGTGCGCGAGTGGGGCAAGGGCGGCTACGAGACCGGCCGTCTGGGCTACCCGGTGGCAGAGCCTGTGGCCGTGGGCGATGGCCTGATGCAGCAGTTCGAGGGTGGCGTCATCGCCCGTACCCCGGACAATCGCACCGTCACCGTGATCGGTGCGATCGCCCAGAAGCTCAAGGATGCCGGACTGGGCGATGCCGGTATCGGCACCCCCACCGCCCCGGAGCGTCTCATTCCCGGTGGCGCCCTGCAGGAGTTCACCGGTGGCGTGATCTACTGGAGCCCCAAGACCGGCGCGCACATTATCAAGAACGGCCCCATTCGGGATCACTGGTCCCAGCAGAATTGGGAGACCGGCCCGCTCGGGTGGCCTACCGGTGACACCGAGGACATTCCGGCCGGTGGCCAGCGCCAGACCTTCGAGGGCGGCACCCTCGAGGCTGTCAACGGCACCGTGGTGAAGAAGTAA
- a CDS encoding cutinase family protein, whose protein sequence is MKKLLTILAVVVVLGVILVGVGNWLSGDHQEPGQQSPTADSAKPADPDGCPSVEFISAPGTWESRADDDPAHPSANDMSFMLNISRPLDEAYEDSDVKVWTLPYTAQFRNINALTEMSYDDSRTEGIDRLNAELVATHEKCPNTEFILAGFSQGAVIVGDIVSDIGNGRGVIPADRIKGAALIADGRREPGVGVVPGTQVGGVGAEIALHPLNAVVQPVVPGATMRGSRAGGFGVLNDRVMDVCAPDDPVCDAPRDVRNALERARAMIEVNGVHAWYAQNEYVVPGTTADQWAVQWAKDLIGH, encoded by the coding sequence ATGAAGAAGCTCCTCACAATCCTCGCCGTCGTCGTTGTGCTCGGCGTCATCTTGGTGGGCGTTGGCAATTGGCTCAGCGGCGACCACCAGGAGCCAGGGCAGCAGTCGCCTACCGCTGACTCCGCGAAGCCCGCCGATCCCGATGGCTGCCCCAGTGTGGAGTTCATCTCCGCCCCCGGCACGTGGGAATCGCGTGCGGACGATGATCCCGCGCATCCCAGCGCCAATGACATGTCCTTCATGCTCAACATCTCCAGGCCTCTCGATGAGGCTTACGAGGATTCGGATGTGAAGGTGTGGACCTTGCCCTACACGGCACAGTTCCGCAACATTAACGCGCTCACTGAGATGAGCTATGACGACTCTCGGACAGAGGGGATCGACCGGCTCAATGCCGAGCTCGTGGCCACCCATGAGAAGTGCCCGAACACGGAGTTCATCCTGGCTGGCTTTTCCCAGGGGGCGGTGATCGTGGGCGATATCGTCTCCGATATCGGCAATGGCCGCGGAGTGATCCCGGCTGATCGCATCAAGGGCGCGGCGCTCATTGCCGATGGGCGTCGGGAGCCTGGGGTGGGTGTGGTGCCCGGCACTCAGGTTGGTGGTGTGGGCGCGGAGATCGCCCTGCACCCGCTCAACGCTGTGGTGCAACCGGTGGTGCCAGGCGCCACGATGCGCGGTAGTCGTGCCGGCGGTTTCGGGGTGCTCAATGATCGCGTGATGGACGTGTGTGCCCCTGATGATCCGGTGTGCGATGCTCCGCGCGATGTGCGCAATGCGCTCGAGCGAGCTCGGGCGATGATCGAGGTCAATGGGGTGCATGCGTGGTACGCACAAAACGAATACGTGGTGCCCGGGACCACCGCCGATCAGTGGGCGGTGCAGTGGGCTAAGGATCTTATCGGCCACTGA